The following are from one region of the Achromobacter xylosoxidans genome:
- a CDS encoding diaminopropionate ammonia-lyase, translating into MNHPIPNVRLQYAPNPAFESAAPYGQRQLDVLGGQAYAQAEAQIRRWPGYQPTPLRDLSGLARAVGVAGIRYKDEGGRFGLGSFKALGGAYAVSRQLLRELAVKLGRDDLSVDDLLSGRYRELTQAMTVTCATDGNHGRSVAWGAQRFGCQCVIYIHATVSEGRKRAIEQYGAQVVRTPGNYDDSVRQAAQDAARLGRYVVSDTSYPGYMEVPKDVMQGYAVMADEALRQLREAGDGELPTHVFLQGGVGGLAAAVCAHFWEQLGERRPRFIVVEPDKAACLYESARAGKPVAVHGDLDTVMAGLACGEVSLLAWEVLHPGAQAFLTVDDEAALETVRLLASGKYGDAPIVAGESAVAGLTGCLAALADPAVRDALGLDADSRVLVFGSEGATDPELYQRIVGRSAAEVEAEAMA; encoded by the coding sequence TTGAACCATCCCATTCCGAACGTCCGGCTACAGTACGCGCCCAATCCGGCCTTCGAATCCGCCGCGCCTTACGGCCAACGGCAGCTGGACGTGCTGGGCGGCCAGGCCTATGCGCAGGCCGAGGCGCAGATCCGCCGCTGGCCCGGCTATCAGCCTACGCCGCTGCGCGATCTGTCGGGCCTGGCGCGCGCCGTGGGCGTGGCGGGCATCCGGTACAAGGACGAGGGCGGCCGCTTCGGGCTGGGCAGCTTCAAGGCCCTGGGCGGTGCCTATGCCGTCAGCCGCCAATTGCTGCGGGAATTGGCGGTCAAGCTGGGGCGCGACGATCTGTCGGTGGACGACTTGCTGTCCGGCCGCTACCGGGAGCTGACGCAGGCCATGACGGTGACCTGCGCGACAGACGGCAACCACGGCCGTTCGGTGGCCTGGGGCGCGCAACGCTTCGGTTGCCAGTGCGTGATCTACATCCACGCGACGGTCAGCGAAGGCCGCAAGCGGGCGATCGAGCAATACGGCGCGCAGGTCGTGCGTACGCCGGGGAACTACGACGACTCGGTGCGCCAGGCGGCGCAAGACGCGGCGCGGCTGGGGCGATATGTGGTCTCGGATACGTCGTATCCCGGCTATATGGAGGTGCCCAAGGACGTGATGCAGGGGTACGCCGTGATGGCGGACGAGGCCTTGCGCCAGTTGCGCGAGGCGGGCGATGGCGAATTGCCGACGCACGTGTTCCTGCAGGGCGGCGTGGGCGGGCTGGCTGCCGCGGTCTGCGCGCATTTCTGGGAGCAACTGGGCGAGCGCCGTCCGCGTTTCATCGTGGTTGAGCCGGACAAGGCGGCCTGCCTGTACGAGAGCGCCCGCGCCGGCAAGCCGGTGGCGGTGCACGGCGATCTGGATACCGTAATGGCCGGGCTGGCCTGCGGGGAAGTGTCGCTGCTGGCGTGGGAGGTGCTGCATCCCGGTGCGCAGGCTTTCCTGACGGTTGACGACGAGGCGGCGCTGGAGACGGTGCGTTTGCTGGCAAGCGGCAAGTATGGCGACGCGCCCATCGTCGCGGGCGAGTCGGCCGTGGCGGGGCTGACCGGCTGCCTGGCGGCGCTGGCCGATCCGGCGGTGCGCGATGCGCTGGGCCTGGACGCTGACAGCCGCGTGCTGGTGTTCGGCAGCGAAGGGGCGACCGACCCGGAACTGTATCAACGCATCGTCGGCCGGAGCGCCGCCGAAGTCGAAGCCGAGGCCATGGCATGA
- a CDS encoding LysR family transcriptional regulator, with the protein MDTLRAMRAFVRAVELGTLSAVAREQALSQPALSKIVAALEKDLNVRLLERSTTRVVPTEQGKRFYERATRVLEEYSEAVADARGQTEKPSGFLRINAPVALGQFRLNALVREFLEEYPDIQVELILNDRFVDLVEEGVDVALRLGGNLPPNAIARKAAMSPRYLVAAPSYLAQRGKPRAPRDLAAHEYVRFAWLAAGDTLELHQGATLATVQTQGRFRVNNALAIRESLAMGAGIGLCPAWLVQDLIASGELLRVLPKWSATPQEAFLIYPSRRYQSLRARLLIDFLNDRLARLPGMQTP; encoded by the coding sequence ATGGACACCCTGCGCGCCATGCGGGCCTTCGTCCGCGCCGTGGAGCTGGGCACCCTGTCGGCCGTCGCCCGCGAACAAGCGCTGAGCCAGCCTGCCCTGAGCAAGATCGTCGCCGCGCTGGAAAAGGACCTGAACGTGCGGCTGCTGGAACGCAGCACCACGCGCGTCGTGCCCACCGAACAAGGCAAACGCTTCTACGAACGCGCCACCCGCGTGCTGGAGGAATACTCCGAGGCCGTCGCCGACGCCCGCGGCCAGACCGAAAAGCCCTCCGGTTTCCTGCGCATCAACGCGCCCGTGGCGCTGGGCCAGTTCCGCCTGAACGCGCTGGTGCGCGAATTCCTGGAAGAATATCCCGACATCCAGGTGGAACTGATCCTGAACGACCGGTTCGTGGACCTGGTGGAAGAAGGCGTGGACGTGGCGCTGCGCCTGGGCGGCAACCTGCCGCCCAACGCCATCGCCCGCAAGGCGGCCATGTCGCCGCGCTACCTGGTGGCCGCCCCCTCCTACCTGGCGCAGCGCGGCAAGCCCCGCGCGCCCCGCGATCTGGCCGCGCACGAGTACGTGCGCTTTGCCTGGCTGGCTGCCGGCGACACCCTGGAACTGCACCAGGGCGCCACCCTCGCCACGGTCCAGACCCAAGGGCGCTTCCGCGTCAACAACGCCCTGGCCATCCGCGAAAGCCTGGCCATGGGCGCCGGCATCGGACTCTGCCCTGCGTGGCTGGTGCAGGACCTGATCGCCAGCGGTGAACTGCTGCGCGTCCTGCCCAAATGGAGCGCCACGCCGCAGGAGGCTTTCCTCATCTACCCGTCGCGCCGCTACCAGTCGCTGCGGGCACGGCTATTGATCGACTTCCTCAATGACCGGCTGGCGCGCCTGCCCGGCATGCAAACGCCCTAA
- a CDS encoding I78 family peptidase inhibitor, with protein MIRKLIPFLLVASLTACANTGAPRSSSAPAASSSSSSSSAADAGTSYGGSSYGSSSSMGGGKTCDASSLQSQIGQKATASVMEDLRTRSGSSTARMLRPGQLVTMEYNATRLNLIVDDKDVMTAIRCG; from the coding sequence ATGATCCGAAAGCTGATCCCTTTCCTGCTGGTCGCCAGCCTGACCGCGTGCGCCAACACCGGCGCCCCGCGCTCATCCAGCGCGCCGGCAGCGTCCAGCTCCTCCAGCTCCTCGTCCGCTGCTGACGCCGGAACCAGCTATGGCGGGTCGTCCTACGGTTCTTCGTCGTCCATGGGCGGCGGCAAGACCTGCGACGCATCTTCGCTGCAATCCCAGATCGGCCAGAAAGCCACTGCGTCCGTGATGGAAGACCTGCGTACCCGCAGCGGCAGCAGCACTGCGCGCATGCTGCGTCCAGGGCAGTTGGTCACGATGGAGTACAACGCTACGCGCTTGAATTTGATCGTGGATGATAAGGACGTCATGACCGCGATTCGCTGCGGTTGA
- a CDS encoding M20 family metallo-hydrolase — MTGVTLETGREAVRIDGARLLRRIADLAQVGAIEGGGVCRLALTDADRQGRDLVVQWMRELGLAVTVDGIGNVVGLRAGRKAGPPVMTGSHIDTVRTGGRYDGNLGVLAGLEVVAALNDAGVVTERPIAVAFFTNEEGARFAPDMMGSLVFQGDLALEDALATVGIDGTSVGENLARIGYAGTAPVGNNQVHAFVELHVEQGPVLEHEGYTIGAVTGVQGIHWIEFTVRGVSNHAGTTPMALRHDAGIVAARIACFARDLTVELGAGQLATVGQVNLFPNLINVIPNRATFTLDLRNTDGAALQEAIARCMTYAAQVAADEGVELSHRVLADFAPVAFDEAIVGRVEDIARSRGHRVRRLPSGAGHDAQMLARMCPTGMVFVPSVGGLSHNVAEFTQDQDIEAGAGVLLELMLELAEQ; from the coding sequence ATGACTGGCGTCACGCTTGAGACCGGCCGCGAGGCCGTGCGGATCGATGGCGCCCGCCTGTTGCGCCGCATTGCCGATCTGGCGCAGGTCGGCGCCATTGAGGGCGGCGGCGTGTGCCGTCTGGCGCTGACGGACGCGGACCGGCAGGGACGCGACCTGGTGGTGCAGTGGATGCGCGAACTGGGCCTGGCCGTGACGGTGGACGGCATCGGCAATGTGGTGGGCCTGCGGGCCGGGCGCAAGGCCGGTCCGCCCGTGATGACGGGGTCGCACATCGACACGGTGCGCACCGGCGGTCGCTATGACGGCAACCTGGGGGTGCTGGCGGGGCTGGAAGTGGTGGCGGCGTTGAACGACGCGGGCGTGGTCACTGAAAGGCCGATAGCGGTGGCGTTCTTCACCAACGAGGAAGGCGCGCGCTTTGCGCCGGACATGATGGGCAGCCTGGTGTTCCAGGGCGACCTAGCGCTGGAGGACGCGCTGGCCACGGTCGGCATAGACGGCACCTCGGTGGGCGAGAACCTGGCCCGCATCGGCTATGCCGGGACGGCCCCGGTAGGCAATAACCAGGTGCATGCCTTTGTTGAACTGCATGTGGAGCAGGGGCCGGTGCTGGAACATGAGGGCTACACCATCGGCGCAGTGACGGGCGTGCAGGGCATCCACTGGATCGAGTTCACCGTGCGCGGGGTGTCCAACCATGCCGGCACCACGCCGATGGCGTTGCGCCATGACGCCGGCATCGTGGCGGCGCGCATCGCGTGCTTTGCGCGGGATCTGACCGTCGAGTTGGGGGCGGGCCAGTTGGCGACTGTGGGGCAGGTGAATCTGTTTCCCAACCTGATCAACGTCATCCCCAACCGCGCGACCTTCACGCTGGACCTGCGCAACACCGACGGCGCGGCCTTGCAGGAGGCGATTGCACGCTGCATGACGTATGCGGCGCAGGTTGCCGCGGATGAAGGGGTGGAGCTGAGCCATCGGGTGCTGGCCGATTTTGCGCCGGTGGCGTTCGACGAGGCCATCGTCGGCCGGGTCGAGGACATCGCGCGCAGCCGCGGGCACCGCGTGCGGCGGCTGCCCAGCGGCGCCGGGCACGATGCCCAGATGCTGGCGCGCATGTGCCCGACGGGCATGGTGTTCGTGCCCAGCGTGGGCGGGCTGTCGCACAACGTCGCCGAATTCACGCAGGACCAGGATATCGAGGCGGGCGCCGGCGTGTTGCTGGAACTGATGCTCGAACTCGCAGAACAATGA
- a CDS encoding amino acid ABC transporter ATP-binding protein, producing the protein MINLEKVNKWYGAHHVLKDVDLSVARGEVLVVCGPSGSGKSTMIRTINRLEPIEKGRILIDGKDIYAKGSDLNALRQQIGFVFQQFNLFPHMSVLENVIFAPVSIRKQPRKAAVELARGLLARVGLEHKIDAYPGSLSGGQQQRVAIARALALQPPVMLFDEPTSALDPEMVGEVLQVMKGLAKDGMTMVCVTHEMGFARDVCDRVVFMDAGEILEMDTPERFFSAPSHPRAQRFLADILHPRG; encoded by the coding sequence ATGATCAATCTTGAAAAAGTGAACAAGTGGTACGGCGCGCATCATGTGCTGAAGGACGTGGATCTTTCGGTGGCGCGCGGCGAGGTGCTGGTGGTCTGCGGCCCGTCGGGCTCGGGCAAGTCGACCATGATCCGCACCATCAACCGGCTGGAGCCGATCGAGAAGGGGCGCATCCTGATCGACGGCAAGGACATCTACGCCAAGGGTTCGGACCTGAACGCGCTGCGCCAGCAGATCGGTTTCGTGTTCCAGCAGTTCAATCTGTTTCCTCATATGAGCGTGCTGGAAAACGTGATTTTTGCACCCGTCAGCATCCGCAAGCAGCCGCGCAAAGCGGCGGTGGAACTCGCGCGCGGCCTGCTGGCGCGGGTGGGTCTGGAGCACAAGATCGACGCCTATCCGGGTTCGCTGTCGGGCGGCCAGCAGCAGCGCGTGGCGATCGCCCGGGCGCTGGCCTTGCAGCCGCCGGTGATGCTGTTCGACGAACCGACCAGCGCGCTTGACCCGGAGATGGTGGGCGAGGTGCTGCAGGTGATGAAGGGCCTGGCCAAGGACGGCATGACCATGGTGTGCGTGACCCACGAAATGGGCTTTGCGCGCGACGTGTGCGACCGGGTGGTTTTCATGGACGCGGGCGAGATCCTGGAGATGGACACGCCCGAGCGCTTCTTCAGCGCGCCCTCGCATCCGCGGGCGCAGCGCTTCCTGGCCGACATCCTGCATCCGCGCGGCTGA
- a CDS encoding YgeY family selenium metabolism-linked hydrolase: MTLDVVALTQAMVRIPSLSGKEGEMAALMAATMREAGFSSVTTDGNGSVLGLIGPADADVALLFDGHMDVVPVAGDWRFDPFGAEIRDGRLYGRGSTDMKGGIAAAICGVAEAARDGLKRRVAVSASVLEEVIEGHALASVLDICTPQAVVICEPSKLQIKAGQKGRVELLLTFHGKPAHAATPHIGVNPLHAAGRALNALESLSLPHDEVLGQALLVPTDIVSHPYPSISMIPISTTIRFDRRTVSGERLEDVLAQIRAHLAAHGLSDFTLQVSEDQVATYTGQHATPPRWLPGWRCDAEAGLLQAARAAVSASGRDPVVGSWAFCTNGSESAGRRGIPTIGLGPGNEEDAHTIDESIALEQLEGARDIYRNLVRAVCG; this comes from the coding sequence ATGACTCTGGACGTAGTTGCGTTGACCCAGGCCATGGTGCGTATTCCCAGCCTTTCCGGCAAGGAAGGCGAGATGGCGGCGCTAATGGCCGCGACGATGCGCGAGGCGGGTTTCAGTTCGGTCACGACCGATGGCAATGGCTCGGTGCTGGGGCTGATCGGCCCCGCGGACGCGGACGTGGCCTTGCTGTTCGACGGACACATGGACGTGGTGCCGGTGGCGGGCGACTGGCGCTTCGATCCGTTCGGCGCCGAGATCCGGGATGGCCGGCTGTATGGGCGCGGCAGCACCGACATGAAGGGCGGCATCGCCGCGGCGATCTGCGGCGTGGCGGAGGCGGCGCGGGACGGCTTGAAGCGCCGCGTGGCGGTGTCGGCCAGCGTGCTGGAGGAAGTCATCGAAGGGCATGCGCTGGCTTCGGTGCTGGACATCTGCACGCCGCAGGCGGTCGTCATCTGCGAGCCCTCCAAGCTGCAGATCAAGGCCGGCCAGAAGGGGCGGGTGGAACTGCTGCTGACTTTCCACGGCAAGCCGGCGCACGCGGCGACGCCGCATATCGGTGTCAATCCCCTGCATGCGGCGGGCCGGGCGCTGAACGCGCTGGAGAGCCTGTCGCTGCCGCATGACGAGGTGCTGGGCCAGGCGCTGCTGGTGCCGACGGACATCGTGTCGCATCCTTATCCATCGATCTCCATGATTCCGATTTCGACGACGATACGCTTTGACCGGCGCACCGTGTCGGGCGAACGCCTGGAGGATGTGCTGGCGCAGATCCGCGCGCATCTGGCGGCCCATGGCTTGTCCGATTTCACCCTGCAGGTCAGCGAGGATCAAGTGGCGACCTATACCGGGCAGCACGCCACGCCGCCGCGCTGGTTGCCGGGTTGGCGTTGCGATGCGGAGGCCGGGTTATTGCAGGCTGCGCGCGCGGCCGTCAGCGCCAGCGGCCGGGATCCGGTGGTGGGCAGTTGGGCGTTCTGCACCAATGGCTCGGAATCGGCGGGACGCCGCGGCATTCCGACGATAGGGTTGGGGCCGGGCAACGAGGAAGATGCGCACACGATCGACGAGTCCATCGCGCTGGAGCAGTTGGAAGGCGCGCGCGACATCTACCGGAATCTGGTGCGCGCCGTCTGCGGTTAG
- a CDS encoding LysR family transcriptional regulator codes for MRFASTAAMYTLKQLEAFYWSSQLGSFSASSRKLHTTQSAVAKRVGELEAFAGAPLFERRAKKLIMTAQGRKLYELAREMLDLNSRIVQNMADPASFEGVVRLGVTELVGMTWLARLISQISLRYPRVQLMPEIDGGITLYERLEQDELDLAIMPGPFWGYQYDCVHLGAVTNVWMASPALDIDFSAKLTPQDLAPYPVISQPTNSALSHLYDAWFAEQGLPVKRVLTCNSLGMMAQLTMLGLGISYLPGAYFAPLVERGALCQLDVQPDLPTINYYAVHKKNIVNPVVARVIDIAREECAFEVAGAFLPHVPPAVRPPQA; via the coding sequence ATGCGCTTCGCATCGACCGCCGCGATGTACACCCTCAAACAGCTAGAGGCTTTCTACTGGAGTTCCCAGCTGGGCAGCTTCAGCGCGTCTTCCCGCAAATTGCACACCACCCAGTCGGCGGTCGCCAAACGGGTGGGCGAACTGGAAGCCTTCGCCGGCGCGCCGCTGTTCGAGCGCCGCGCCAAGAAGCTGATCATGACCGCGCAGGGCCGCAAGCTGTACGAGCTGGCGCGCGAGATGCTGGACCTGAATAGCCGCATCGTGCAGAACATGGCCGATCCGGCCAGCTTCGAAGGCGTGGTGCGGCTGGGCGTGACGGAACTGGTGGGCATGACCTGGCTGGCGCGGCTGATCAGCCAGATCAGCCTGCGCTATCCGCGCGTGCAGCTGATGCCGGAGATCGACGGCGGCATCACGCTGTACGAAAGGTTGGAGCAGGATGAACTGGACCTGGCCATCATGCCCGGCCCGTTCTGGGGCTACCAATACGATTGCGTGCACCTGGGCGCGGTCACCAACGTCTGGATGGCCAGCCCGGCCCTGGACATCGATTTTTCCGCGAAGCTGACGCCGCAGGACCTGGCGCCGTATCCGGTGATTTCGCAACCCACCAATTCGGCCTTGTCGCATCTGTACGATGCCTGGTTCGCGGAACAGGGCCTGCCGGTCAAGCGCGTGCTGACCTGTAATAGTTTGGGGATGATGGCGCAGCTGACGATGCTGGGCCTGGGCATCAGCTATCTGCCGGGTGCGTATTTCGCGCCGCTGGTGGAGCGCGGCGCGCTATGCCAGCTGGACGTGCAGCCCGACCTGCCCACGATCAATTACTACGCGGTGCACAAGAAGAACATCGTCAACCCGGTGGTGGCCCGGGTGATCGATATTGCGCGCGAGGAATGCGCTTTCGAGGTGGCGGGGGCATTCCTGCCCCATGTGCCGCCGGCGGTCAGGCCGCCGCAGGCGTAG
- a CDS encoding N-carbamoyl-D-amino-acid hydrolase, which produces MSRIINVAAAQLGPIQRSDTRRDVVERLLAHLRQAHAMGCQLVVFPELALTTFFPRWYMEDPAEIDAFYESEMPGPQTRVLFETARKLGIGFYLGYAELALEQGVKRRFNTSILVNQNGDIIGKYRKVHLPGHAEHEPWRAFQHLEKHYFEPGDSFDVWRGFGGVMGMALCNDRRWSETYRVMGLQGAEMILLGYNTPVHNPPAPEHDDLSMFHNHLVMQAGAYQNGTWVVGVAKAGKEEGCEMIGGSCIIAPSGEIVAACSTKGDELAIARCDLDLCLSYKSTTFNFDRHRRPEAYGLITERRGAVEPAPEAAVTA; this is translated from the coding sequence ATGTCACGCATCATCAATGTCGCGGCCGCGCAGCTGGGGCCGATCCAGCGCAGCGACACGCGTCGCGACGTCGTCGAGCGCCTGCTCGCGCATCTGCGCCAGGCCCATGCCATGGGCTGCCAGCTGGTGGTTTTCCCGGAGCTGGCGCTGACGACTTTCTTTCCGCGCTGGTACATGGAAGATCCGGCCGAGATCGACGCGTTCTATGAAAGCGAGATGCCCGGTCCGCAGACCCGGGTGCTGTTCGAGACCGCGCGCAAGCTTGGCATAGGCTTTTACCTGGGCTATGCGGAGCTGGCGTTGGAGCAGGGCGTCAAGCGCCGCTTCAACACGTCGATCCTGGTGAACCAGAACGGCGACATCATCGGCAAGTACCGCAAGGTGCATTTGCCCGGGCATGCCGAGCACGAGCCGTGGCGCGCTTTCCAGCACCTGGAAAAGCACTACTTCGAGCCGGGTGACTCGTTCGACGTCTGGCGCGGCTTTGGCGGCGTGATGGGCATGGCCTTGTGCAATGACCGCCGCTGGTCCGAGACCTATCGGGTCATGGGCTTGCAAGGCGCGGAAATGATCCTGCTGGGCTACAACACGCCGGTGCACAACCCGCCGGCGCCCGAGCACGACGACCTGTCCATGTTCCACAACCATCTGGTGATGCAGGCGGGCGCCTATCAGAACGGTACCTGGGTGGTGGGCGTGGCCAAGGCCGGCAAGGAAGAGGGCTGCGAGATGATAGGCGGCAGCTGCATCATCGCGCCGTCGGGCGAGATCGTCGCCGCCTGCTCGACCAAGGGCGATGAGCTGGCGATCGCGCGCTGCGACCTGGATCTGTGCCTGTCCTACAAGAGCACGACTTTCAATTTCGACCGCCACCGGCGTCCCGAGGCTTACGGCCTGATCACGGAACGCAGAGGTGCGGTGGAACCAGCGCCGGAGGCGGCGGTAACCGCCTGA
- a CDS encoding MurR/RpiR family transcriptional regulator, producing MTSVLQERILALQDSFTDSEQRLASVTLECLGNIAAYSGAELAQKAGVSKATAGRFFRRLGYENFNEVRAQARDEADRGSPLYEMAGVRPPDATGDALAEHLATDLQNLAQTFERLDSRDVERAIELFAGARRICIAGFRNGRVLAQYAWALLTQLRDGVALVPGAGLNLAEDLADLGPDDVLLVMDFRRRVTLLKPIVEHANRVGAKVVVLTDPTATELPARSDLVLRCVNSGAAVFDSYVAATSVINHLCSALARKLGAAARERLQNIERLHEHYGDLHR from the coding sequence ATGACTTCGGTGTTGCAGGAGCGCATCCTCGCGCTGCAGGACAGCTTCACGGACAGCGAGCAGCGGTTGGCCAGCGTGACCCTGGAGTGCCTGGGCAATATCGCGGCCTATTCGGGCGCCGAGCTGGCGCAGAAGGCGGGCGTGTCCAAGGCGACGGCGGGGCGGTTCTTCCGGCGTCTGGGCTACGAGAACTTCAACGAGGTGCGGGCGCAGGCGCGCGACGAGGCCGACCGTGGGTCTCCGCTGTACGAGATGGCGGGCGTGCGTCCGCCGGACGCGACGGGGGATGCGTTGGCGGAGCATCTGGCCACGGACTTGCAGAACCTGGCGCAGACCTTCGAGCGCCTGGACAGCCGCGACGTGGAGCGGGCCATCGAGCTGTTCGCTGGCGCTCGCCGCATCTGCATTGCGGGCTTTCGCAATGGGCGGGTGCTGGCGCAGTACGCCTGGGCCTTGCTGACGCAGCTGCGCGACGGGGTCGCGCTGGTGCCGGGCGCGGGTTTGAACCTGGCGGAGGATCTGGCTGATCTGGGGCCTGACGACGTGTTGCTGGTGATGGATTTCCGGCGTCGCGTCACGCTGCTCAAGCCCATTGTCGAACATGCGAACCGGGTGGGCGCGAAGGTCGTGGTGTTGACCGATCCCACCGCCACCGAATTGCCCGCGCGCTCGGACCTGGTGTTGCGATGCGTGAACAGCGGCGCGGCCGTGTTCGATTCCTACGTCGCGGCCACCAGCGTCATCAATCATCTGTGCTCGGCCCTGGCCCGGAAACTCGGGGCGGCCGCGCGCGAACGTCTGCAGAACATAGAACGCCTGCACGAACACTACGGCGACTTGCATCGCTGA
- a CDS encoding MFS transporter, producing the protein MDQSVESIAAPPVAADKDPLAARDDALYRKVAWRLLPFLMVCYIAAFLDRVNVGFAKLQMLDDLKFSETVYGLGAGIFFIGYFLFEVPSNVLMHRIGAKKTLARIMILWGIISAAMALTQTPTQFYILRFLLGAAEAGFYPGIILYLTYWFPSNRRGQIVAVFMTAVPFAGILGGPLSGWVMEAFHDTHGMAGWQWMFIIEAIPSVLLGLAVFWYLDDRIDDARWLSPAEKSRLGQNLQSEKTAKTEHVSMLTLLKDRRVVHMALICYCTVSSLSGLAFWIPSVIRSTGVVSLLDIGLLTAVPNVCAVISMVLVCRHSDAVRERRWHMIVPFLVGGTGLALSTLFSHNPMLAVAMLSVAAAGCMVCSPLFWSLPTAFLEGKSAAAGIAGINSFAGLAAFVSPYAIGWIKDLTGSTDWGMYFLASFTLIGAVLVYRVPKSLVNR; encoded by the coding sequence ATGGACCAGTCAGTCGAGAGCATTGCGGCGCCTCCGGTTGCCGCAGACAAGGATCCCCTGGCGGCGCGGGATGATGCGCTGTATCGGAAGGTGGCGTGGCGGCTGCTGCCGTTCTTGATGGTGTGCTACATCGCGGCGTTCCTGGATCGCGTGAACGTCGGCTTTGCCAAGCTGCAGATGCTGGACGATCTGAAGTTCAGCGAAACGGTGTACGGCCTGGGCGCGGGCATTTTCTTCATCGGCTATTTCCTGTTCGAGGTGCCGAGCAATGTGCTGATGCACCGCATCGGCGCGAAGAAGACGCTGGCGCGCATCATGATCCTGTGGGGCATCATCTCGGCCGCCATGGCCCTGACGCAGACGCCGACGCAGTTCTACATCCTGCGCTTCCTGCTGGGGGCGGCCGAGGCCGGGTTCTATCCCGGCATCATCCTGTACCTGACCTATTGGTTTCCGTCGAACCGGCGCGGGCAGATCGTGGCGGTGTTCATGACGGCGGTGCCGTTTGCCGGCATCCTGGGCGGGCCGCTGTCGGGCTGGGTGATGGAGGCGTTCCATGACACGCACGGCATGGCCGGCTGGCAGTGGATGTTCATCATCGAGGCGATTCCCTCGGTGCTGCTGGGCCTGGCGGTGTTCTGGTACCTGGATGACCGCATCGACGACGCGCGCTGGCTGTCGCCCGCGGAGAAGTCGCGGCTGGGCCAGAACCTGCAGAGCGAGAAGACCGCCAAGACCGAGCACGTGTCCATGCTGACCTTGCTCAAGGACAGGCGCGTCGTGCATATGGCGCTGATCTGCTATTGCACGGTGTCCAGCTTGTCGGGCCTGGCGTTCTGGATTCCGTCGGTGATCCGTTCCACTGGCGTGGTGTCGCTGCTGGACATCGGCCTGTTGACGGCGGTGCCGAACGTCTGCGCGGTGATCTCGATGGTGCTGGTGTGCCGCCATTCGGACGCGGTGCGGGAGCGCCGCTGGCACATGATCGTGCCGTTTCTGGTGGGCGGGACGGGCCTGGCGCTGAGCACGCTGTTCAGCCATAACCCGATGCTGGCCGTGGCCATGCTGTCGGTGGCGGCCGCCGGCTGCATGGTGTGCTCGCCCTTGTTCTGGAGCCTGCCGACGGCGTTCCTGGAAGGCAAGAGCGCGGCGGCGGGCATAGCCGGGATCAATTCCTTCGCCGGCTTGGCGGCCTTTGTCAGCCCGTATGCGATCGGCTGGATCAAGGACCTGACCGGCTCGACGGATTGGGGCATGTACTTCCTGGCCAGCTTCACGCTGATCGGGGCGGTGCTGGTGTACCGCGTGCCGAAGAGCCTGGTCAACCGCTAG